Proteins encoded by one window of Arachis ipaensis cultivar K30076 chromosome B04, Araip1.1, whole genome shotgun sequence:
- the LOC107636703 gene encoding uncharacterized protein LOC107636703, which produces MEDAKLASIPMKLSKGSGTRLENFAPYRRLIGHLIYLINTWLDITFADSKLNQYLDYATDSHFKAGLYVLRYLKQALLIPSFFPPVDLSLTAYSDSDWGACPDSHRSVSDYCYFLGQSLISWKSKKQTTMARSSVEAEYCALALATYEGLWLSYILRDSKLPLRSPIRLYRDNNFALHIAANPVFHEQITTR; this is translated from the coding sequence TATGAAACTGTCCAAGGGCAGTGGTACAAGATTGGAGAACTTTGCTCCCTATCGACGTCTCATAGGTCACTTAATTTACCTCATAAATACTTGGTTGGACATCACTTTTGCTGACAGTAAGCTCAATCAATACCTCGACTATGCCACGGACTCACACTTTAAAGCGGGGCTATATGTTTTAAGATACCTCAAGCAAGCCCTGCTAATACCATCCTTTTTCCCCCCTGTTGATCTCTCTTTGACTGCATACTCAGACTCTGATTGGGGAGCTTGTCCCGATTCTCATAGGTCCGTGTCTGACTATTGTTATTTCCTTGGACAATCACTCATCTCGTGGAAGAGCAAAAAGCAGACGACCATGGCTAGATCCTCTGTTGAGGCAGAGTATTGTGCCTTAGCTCTGGCCACTTATGAAGGCTTGTGGCTGTCTTACATCCTTCGTGACTCCAAGCTTCCTTTAAGGTCACCAATTAGACTATACCGTGACAATAACTTTGCCTTGCACATAGCAGCCAATCCCGTTTTCCATGAACAAATTACAACACGTTGA